The Terriglobus roseus sequence AGACGCACCCGGCGATCTGGCACCGCTCTTCAACGAAATTGAGCAGGCACTCGCAGGCGGCCATTGGGTCGCTGGCTACCTGACCTATGAAGCCGGTTCTCACTTTGTTGATCTTCCTTCGCAAGCCACGCAAGAGCCGCTCGCAGTCTTCGGCATCTACGACGCACCACGCATCTTCAACCACGTCCGTGAAGCGTCGGCCGAGCCGACAGTTCCACCTTCTGCGCCCCTCCCCATCGCCCCCATGCTGCGCATCCGGCGGGACGACTATACCTCTGCGATTGCCCGCATCCAGGGGTGGATCGCCGCGGGTGCAACCTACCAGCTCAACTTCACGACCCACGCCGCCAGCCCCTACGAAGGCGGAGCTGAGACGATCTACGATGCGCTGAAGGCGCAACAGCCGTGCAGCTACGGTGGCATCCTACAGCTCTTGCCGGGTCGAACGATCCTGAGCTTTTCGCCGGAACTCTTCTTCCGCGCAGCACCCGACGGCACACTGACCACAAAGCCGATGAAGGGCACAGCCGTGCGCGGAGTGGGCGCCGAAGAGGACGATCTTCTTGCCGACGCGCTGCGCGCCGATGAAAAGAACCGCGCAGAGCACGTGATGATCGTCGACCTGCTACGCAACGACCTGGGCCGCGTCTGCGAAGCAGGCAGCGTGGATGTCGATCGACTCTTCGACGTAGAGCGTTACCCCACACTGCTGCAAATGACATCGACGATCACCGGCCGCATGCCACCGCACAAGCCCTGGTACCAGGTTTTCCAAGCGCTCTTTCCGTCGGGCTCCATCACGGGCGCACCCAAGCGACACACGATGGAATTGATCACACAGGTTGAAGCGGGCCCACGCGGCGTCTACACCGGAGCGATCGGCTACTTCGCACCGGACCGCAGCGCCTGCTTCAACGTCGCAATCCGCACGGTCGTGCTCGATGGCCACACGATGGAATTAGGCGTTGGCGGCGGTATCGTTGCGGACTCCACCGCGGAAGGCGAATACGACGAATGCCTGCTGAAGACGTCCTTTCTGCACCGCGCAGCGCAGCCCATAGACCTGATTGAGACCATGCGCTGGAGCAGCACCGATCCGGATGCCCCACGGACAGCCACTGCTCTGGATGTTCCACCCACCGCCACGGAACCGGGTGACCCATTCTTACGGAGCAAGGATGGGCTATTCGCTCAAAACGCGAACCAGCATAAACCACCGGCCCCTGGTGCCGACTCACAAAGGATTTCTCAGAACATCCCACTACTTCTATCCCACCTGCAGCGCCTGGAAAGCTCCGCGGCATCACTTGGCTTCCGCTTCAATACCCAATCCATACTCGAAGCCATCACCAAAGCCGCCGCCACATGGAACGGCCAGCCAAAGCGCATCCGGCTGCTACTCCACTGTGACGGGACCACCGAGATACAACACGCCGAAGCCCCATGCTGGCCGAGTCAAATGAACGTGACACTCTCATCACGAAGCGTCTTGGGTGAAGCTCCGCATCTGCGTCATAAGACCACCTTCCGTCCCGAGTATGAACCGGCATTCCGCGAAGCCGTTGCAGCGGGTTACGACGAAGCACTGTTCCAAAATGATCAGGGAGAGATCACCGAGGGGTGCATCTCGTCGCTGCTCGTCTGCAAGCATGGCCGCTGGTACACGCCCCCACTCCGGAGCGGTTGTCTTCCCGGTATCTACCGAGCAGAACTCCTCAGAGCAGGCCTGCTGCAGGAGCGAGTCATCACTCTGGACGATCTTCGAGAAGCCGAGCACGTATGTCTCTGCAACGCCGTCCGCGGAGCTGGCTGCGTCGCCTCCCTGCAACTCCCCCGTGGTGAGCGCATCCGTTACAAGATCGCCACCAAACCACCGCAACTACCGGCGTGGTAGAACCGGAAGGTAGACATCCAGAGTCTTGGCGGCCGGAGCGCCTTCACGGTATTGGCGATCAGGACAGCTTCAATCTCGGATTGGCATGGCTTCAGCCCTGCCAATCGGCAAACCAAACGGGATCGGCTTCAGCCGCTGAGGGAAACCTTGGCGATCCAACGCACAGCAGGAACGAGGAAGAGTTTTGGAAGCAAGCATTGCCGTAGCGGCAATCCAGGTGGTGGCCATGGCGGCAGCGCTTTGGCTGAGCGCGCGGCATCGCCTGTTAGAGCGCGGCATGGGATACCTGGTGAGCCTGGCAGTCGGTGTTCTGCTGGCGACGGCGCTCCTCCACATCCTGCCGGAGGCGATTGTCGCCGTCGGCAACCGTCCGGCGCTCTGGTTCACCTTTCTCGCCACCATCTTCGCTCTCTTCTGTTTTGAGCGGATCTTCGCCACGCTGACCGGTCACCCAGTCGAGACACCCGCCCAAGGCGAGCCTGACTGCGGCCCGCACCATCATCACCATCATGAGCACGGTTCGCGGCCTGTTTCGTTGATCTTCGGCGGCATGCTGCATAGCTTTGTCGATGGTGTCTCGGTCGCGGCCGCCTTCGCAGCCGGGAGGCGCATCGGCTGGCTCACTGCCGTCGCCATCACCCTGCACGAAGTTCCGCATCGCATGGGCGACTATGCCCTGCTGCGCCACCTGGAGGTCTCGCCCGCGCGAGCGCAACGCTTCCTGCTGTTGATCGCTGCCGCCGCCATGGCCGGCGTTGCGGTCGTCGGCTTTGCGGGGCATACCTTCGCCGCGACGAACTGGCTCCTGCCGGTCAGTGCCGCAAGCTTCGTCTACATCGCGCTGGTAAACCTGATGCCGGAACTGCCGGGAGAAAGCACCATCCGGAGTGTCTGTCTCCAACTCGCCTGCATGATCGCCGGAGCCGTTCTGGTCGCCATGATCCTGCGAGTGCCCGGCAGCTAGAAGCCAGACAGCGGACGGCGCGACGGAGCGGGCCTCGTTTTCTATCAAATTTCGCATCGAACCCGAAGCCCGTTCGATACAATAAAGACCAGCGTAAGGCTTCGATGGAAGAGCAACTCCAGCGGAATGATGGCTTTGCATCGGTTGCAGCCGACCGCGCGAGTTCTGCGAGACGTTCGCGGCCCCGTTCGCTAACCGGAGCGGGATAGCATAACGCGAACCAGTTGTGATTCCCCCTCGGTAGGAGTCGAAACACAAGAAAAGCTTGGAAGATTCTGCGAAAATCGTGACATAATCGTAGGGTTGGTCTGAAACATCAGGCCCGGCATCAGGAGATTTGGTATGGCGAAGGTATGTCCCATCACCGGCAAACGGCCGATGGCTGGTAACAAGGTGTCGCACGCGAACAATAAAACGCGTCGCCGCTGGGAGCCGAACCTGCAGTGGAAGCGCATCTGGGTTCCTAGCGAAAAGAAGTTTGTGCGTATGCGCGTGTCCACACGCGGCCTTCGCACCATTAACAAGATGGGCGTCGAAGCCGCTCTGCTCCAGGCGAAGGGATAACGGACATGCGCACAATCATTAAGCTCGTCTCCAGCGCCGGAACCGGCCACTTTTACACCACGACCAAGAACCCCAAGACCACCAGCGCAAAGCTGGAGTTCAAGAAGTACGATCCGGTCGTGCGTAAGCATGTCTCGTATCGCGAAGCGAAGATCTAACTCTTCCTTCAATACATCTCTCGCAACGCCGCGATCTTCGGATCGCGGCGTTTGTGTTTCTGATAGACGTGAATTCCTGAGGCCGACAGGCGACTTAGGCGAGTCGGTTGCATCTACCAAAATGACGCATGCCTTCCCTGTTGTCCGGAAACAGTTTGGCGGCCAAGTCTCACATAGGAGATTACCAATATGTATCACTCCGTCCGTTCGCTCGCGCTTTGCGCAACACTTTCCGTCGCCATGCTCGCAGGCTGCCATAGCAACAACTCTGCCACCGCCGGTTCCACCACCGTTCGCATGCCGGATGGCAGCACGCAGGTTATCGCTGCAGGCCAGCCACTCCCGGTGGGTTCAACCGTAATCGCTGTGGGCAATGGATCGAACGCGATCTCGCCCGCCACCGGCACACCGGTCGCCGTTGCGCCGGGCGGCACGGTCACCCCCGCTCCGGCAGCACCGCCGGCAGCCGCACCGGGCTATGCGCCGACAACGGCCGCTGCACCGGCGCCCGCCGCAGCCCCGATCGCACCGGCTCCCGCGCCCGCACCGTCGCTGGTTGTCCCCGCCGGAACTCGCGTAACCATCCGCACCACGGAATCACTCTCGGCCGAGCATAGCGGTGGTCCCGGCACCGGCTTCACCGGTGTCCTGAATAACGCCATCGTGGTGCATGGGGTTACCGCCTTCCAGCGCGGCACCTCCGTCCGCGGTGAGATCGTCAGCGCCAATGGCCGTGGCCACTTCACGGGTGCCGGCGCCATCGGCATCGAGCTTACGAACATCGGCGGCTACCGCGTGCAGACCAGTGAGTACGTCGCTCGCACCAAGGGCCGTGGCAAACGGACTGCGGGGTTCATCGGCGGAGGCGCAGGACTTGGCGCGCTGATTGGTGGCCTCGCAGGCGGAGGCAAGGGAGCACTGATTGGCGGCATGTCCGGCGCCGGAGCAGGCACAGTTGCAGGTGCCTACACTGGCAGCCGCGACACTATCATCCCGTCCGAGAGCGCGATCACCTTCCGGCTACGCAACGCCATCGAACTCAAGTAACAGGCAGCACCCGTACCGACAGCAAAGGGGCCACGAAACGGCCCCTTTTCTAGTTCACCAGTCGTCAAAACTGTGGACCATTACGGCTCGATGAGAAAGACGCCGTCGCGCATGATCTGCGACTCACCCTCAGCATCACCAAGCCAGATGTTGAAACCCAGACCGACGACGTCGATGTGTGTCGACGACTTCCATGGAGCACCCGTGTGCGCTCCATATGGATCGCCGAAAGCGATGTGGATACCCGGAAACTTCTCGTCCTGCAGGATGTTGCCGATGACTTCATGGACACCGATGTTGGTGCCGATCGCGAACTCGCCGACGCGGTCGCTGTTCTCATCGGTGTGTGTGTAAGCCCAGAAGTCGCGTTCGAGTTCCTTGTTCTCGCAGGAGATCCGCACAATGCGGTTGTTCTCGATCGCGATCGACAATGGCGTGTCCCGCAGGATGCCGTAGCGCGCGCAGAGGAAGTCACCGACAACCCCATCGACCACGAAGACACCATTGACCTCACCGGGAGCGGTGAAGCACTCGCCCCCGGGCAGGTTTCCCCACTTTTCGGTGGAGATGATGCCCGAAGTCTTAAACCACTTGTAGCTGGGATTCAGCTGCGCGTGAATGTCGGTCCCGGCGGGCGTCGTTGCGCGCACGTAGGTGGCTTCGCGGACACGATCCAACACGGCCTGCGACAACGCGTCGACTGCGTTGAAGTCGGCGCGCATTCCCTGAACCATGATCTCTGGCGTGACGTTCACCATGTGCGCATGACGCATCCGCCGCCGGTTCACGACGTCCGTCATCTCCATGCGGCTGCGGAGTTCGTTTGGCTGAACTTCCACGGCGAAGATGCTGACCTGGCTTGACTCCATATCTTCAAGTACCGCCGCAGGCATGCCTACGAGCGGCCGCGGAGCAAGTTCTTCCAGCACGAAGCCGTTCCAATGGCAGCCGATCCGGTCGAGTTCAACGGCGATGGACGCGGCGATATGCATCGTCTTCTCGTCCGTGATCACCGTGACCTTTTCGCCGGGCTGAATGCGCAGGCAGGTCGTGACTGCGTTGCGAGCGCCCTGGCCAAACGACGGCGGAAAAGGCACTGAGGAAAGACGCGTCGAGGTGTAGGCAGCTGGCATCGTTCTCCTTCAGATGCTCTAAGGGTACTCCGCGGGCGCGTCAATCGCTGAAAATGGAAAACCCCGGCGTAAATCGCCGGGGTTCTCCATTTCGCCTGTGAAGGCAGGGTTAGCTGCGGTACAGCTCGTGCGGGATGTCGTTGATGTCCAGGTGAGCAGCCACCGGAGCGGTAGGCGTGTTCATGACCTTGGTGAAGGCCGTCTGGAACTTCTTCATCTCGTCCGGCGTACCCACGGTGACGCGGACCATGGTCGGGTAGATCGGCCAGACACGGC is a genomic window containing:
- a CDS encoding ZIP family metal transporter, with amino-acid sequence MEASIAVAAIQVVAMAAALWLSARHRLLERGMGYLVSLAVGVLLATALLHILPEAIVAVGNRPALWFTFLATIFALFCFERIFATLTGHPVETPAQGEPDCGPHHHHHHEHGSRPVSLIFGGMLHSFVDGVSVAAAFAAGRRIGWLTAVAITLHEVPHRMGDYALLRHLEVSPARAQRFLLLIAAAAMAGVAVVGFAGHTFAATNWLLPVSAASFVYIALVNLMPELPGESTIRSVCLQLACMIAGAVLVAMILRVPGS
- the pabB gene encoding aminodeoxychorismate synthase component I, coding for MLPVPTDQPQRWTPLPTSWRDTALKHQGTVLLESSLPSPSQRHSYLFTDAQRILTADAPGDLAPLFNEIEQALAGGHWVAGYLTYEAGSHFVDLPSQATQEPLAVFGIYDAPRIFNHVREASAEPTVPPSAPLPIAPMLRIRRDDYTSAIARIQGWIAAGATYQLNFTTHAASPYEGGAETIYDALKAQQPCSYGGILQLLPGRTILSFSPELFFRAAPDGTLTTKPMKGTAVRGVGAEEDDLLADALRADEKNRAEHVMIVDLLRNDLGRVCEAGSVDVDRLFDVERYPTLLQMTSTITGRMPPHKPWYQVFQALFPSGSITGAPKRHTMELITQVEAGPRGVYTGAIGYFAPDRSACFNVAIRTVVLDGHTMELGVGGGIVADSTAEGEYDECLLKTSFLHRAAQPIDLIETMRWSSTDPDAPRTATALDVPPTATEPGDPFLRSKDGLFAQNANQHKPPAPGADSQRISQNIPLLLSHLQRLESSAASLGFRFNTQSILEAITKAAATWNGQPKRIRLLLHCDGTTEIQHAEAPCWPSQMNVTLSSRSVLGEAPHLRHKTTFRPEYEPAFREAVAAGYDEALFQNDQGEITEGCISSLLVCKHGRWYTPPLRSGCLPGIYRAELLRAGLLQERVITLDDLREAEHVCLCNAVRGAGCVASLQLPRGERIRYKIATKPPQLPAW
- the rpmG gene encoding 50S ribosomal protein L33, coding for MRTIIKLVSSAGTGHFYTTTKNPKTTSAKLEFKKYDPVVRKHVSYREAKI
- a CDS encoding aminopeptidase, producing the protein MPAAYTSTRLSSVPFPPSFGQGARNAVTTCLRIQPGEKVTVITDEKTMHIAASIAVELDRIGCHWNGFVLEELAPRPLVGMPAAVLEDMESSQVSIFAVEVQPNELRSRMEMTDVVNRRRMRHAHMVNVTPEIMVQGMRADFNAVDALSQAVLDRVREATYVRATTPAGTDIHAQLNPSYKWFKTSGIISTEKWGNLPGGECFTAPGEVNGVFVVDGVVGDFLCARYGILRDTPLSIAIENNRIVRISCENKELERDFWAYTHTDENSDRVGEFAIGTNIGVHEVIGNILQDEKFPGIHIAFGDPYGAHTGAPWKSSTHIDVVGLGFNIWLGDAEGESQIMRDGVFLIEP
- the rpmB gene encoding 50S ribosomal protein L28; translated protein: MAKVCPITGKRPMAGNKVSHANNKTRRRWEPNLQWKRIWVPSEKKFVRMRVSTRGLRTINKMGVEAALLQAKG